CCCGGCGCCGTATTGATGAGTGTCGAACCGGCTTTTGTAATGTTCCGGATGATCGCCACTTTTACCGGTATCCGCTATGTCGGCGTGCCCTTAAAGAAAGATTTTTCGCTGGATCTGGAATTGATGCTGAGTGCCATCACGAAACATCAACCGGCAGTAATTTTCTTGGCTTATCCTAATAATCCAACCGGTAATTTATTCGACCCTGAAGCAATCAAACGAATCATCTCAGCAACCCCCGGTATCGTGGTTGTCGACGAGGCTTATCAAGCGTTCGCGGATACCAGTTTTATCGATGAATTGTCTAAATATCCCAATCTGTTATTAATGCGCACACTCTCGAAGTCCGGCTTAGCGGGGTTGCGATTGGGATTATTGATTGGGAGGCCGGAATGGCTGGAACAACTTGAAAAATTGCGTTTACCGTATAATATTGGCATTATGACGCAATTAATTGCAGAAAAAGTATTACAACATACGGCGATATTATCTGAGCAGGCCGAAGCTATTAAATCAGAACGCGCAAAAATGAACGCTTTTTTTGCTACAATGAAATCTATTGAAACATATCCTTCTAAAGCCAATTTTATTTTGTTTCGTGTTAATAAAGCCAGTCAAATCTTTCAAGCGCTTAAGCAGAGAAGGATATTAATCAAGAATCTTGATGGCACGCATCCGCTATTAGAAAATTGTTTACGCGTCACGGTCGGAACACCGGAAGAAAATGCGCAGTTTTGCACAGCATTACAGTCCATATTGAGTGAAATCGCTTAAAACCCCCTAGAACTGTTCAATCCATCCAAGCTTTTCTATGCGTCGAGCACAAATCATCCGGAACACGTTGGAAACCCAAATCAGCATCCATCTTAATTTAGATGGGACCGGCAAGTCAGTTTTGGAAACCGGCGTGCCTTTTCTTGATCACATGCTCGATCAAATAGCGCGGCATGGCATGATTGATCTTGAAGTAGCCGCAAAAGGTGATCTCCATATCGATGCGCATCACACGGTCGAAGACATTGGTATTACTTTGGGCCAGGCACTGATTCAAGCAGCAGGAGACAAAAAAGGCCTACGCCGCTATGGACATGCCTACGTACCTCTGGACGAAGCATTATCTCGTGTTGTCATAGACCTATCCGGACGTCCGGGATTGGTCTTTAATGTTGAATTTACCAGAGCGCGGATCGGTGAATTTGACGTGGATCTCATTCATGAGTTCTTCCAAGGACTTACCAATCACGCGCTAATAACCTTACATATCGACAATTTATCTGGAAAAAATGCCCATCATCAGGCAGAAACTATATTTAAAGCATTTGGACGCGCGCTGCGCATGGCAATAGAACATGATCCGGCGGCTGCCGGCATTATTCCATCTACTAAAGGCTCGTTATAAGCATCCGAGTTCCACCACACCTCATTGTATGATTGATATTGCAATTGTAGATTACGGCATGGGAAATTTGCGTTCCGTGCAAAAAGCGTTTGAACATGTTGCGCCGACCGCCTCGATTACAGTTACCAGCGATCCGCACAAGGTCTCTAAAGCCGATCGGATCGTGGTTCCGGGCCAGGGGTCGATGCGCAACTGTATCTATGAACTGGAGACGCGGGGGCTGCGAGAAGCCGTCATTGAAGCAGCGACTCACAAACCTTATCTTGGCATTTGCCTGGGTTTACAAATGCTGTTTGAAGAAAGCGAAGAAGGAAACGTCAAAGGTCTAAATATTTTACCGGGAAAAGTTGTACATTTTCCTGCATCCAAAATGAAAAATGCCGATGGTCAGAAACTTAAGGTGCCGCATATGGGCTGGAATCAAGTCCATCAAATGAATAAGCATCCGCTGTGGCAAGGTATTAGCGAAGACTCCCGCTTTTATTTCGTACATAGCTATTACGTGGAAACTACCGACTCGGCATCGATTGCCGCACAAAGCCAGTACCCTTTCCCATTTACTTGCGCCATTGCAAAAGATAATATTTTCGCGGTACAGTTTCATCCAGAAAAAAGCCAAATAGCAGGATTAACTTTATTGAGTAATTTTGCCAAATGGATACCGCACAGCTAAGAAAAAACAGCAAACCGTTTTTTATCACTTAACTTTTATCAATTATTAATTATGATTAAGCTATGCTGATTATTCCTGCGATAGATCTTAAAGATGGGCATTGTGTTCGTTTAAAACAGGGTGTCATGGAAGATGCCACGGTATTTTCTGAAAAGCCTGGAGAAATGGCCGCCCATTGGCTCAGTCAAGGCGCGCGCAGACTTCATCTGGTTGATCTGAACGGCGCCTTTGCCGGCAAACCAAGAAACGAAGCAGCCATTCTTGAAATTGTGGAAGCCTTGGATGGTCAAATCCCCATTCAATTGGGCGGCGGGATCCGTGATCTCGATACCATCGAACGTTACCTTGATGATGGCATTACCTACATTATTATCGGCACGGCAGCCATTAAAATTCCTGGATTCCTGCAAGATGCTTGTAATGCCTTCCCGGGGCAAATCATTGTCGGGCTAGATGCAAAAGAAGGGAAAGTAGCCGTTGATGGTTGGTCCAAGATAACTGGTCATGACGTTGTCGACTTGGCCAAAAAGTTTGAAGGCTACGGCGTGGAAGCGATTATTTATACCGATATCGGCAGAGATGGCATGCTCAGCGGCGTTAACATCGAAGCGACGGTTGAATTGGCCAGGGAACTTACGATACCTGTCATCGCCAGCGGCGGCATCACCAACATTCAAGATGTTCATAAATTATGTGAAGTTGAATATGAAGGTATCATGGGCGCTATTACCGGACGCGCCATTTATGAAGGCTCGTTGAATTTCAAGGAAGCCCAGATTCTGGCCGACAAGCTCAGCAGCGAAAATAACATCCCTTAATTAAAAACTCACTTTCCAGTCTTACGCATCGTATCTCTCTTTTTTCAAATACGGCTTTTAAATCAAATGAGCCTCGCTAAACGTATCATTCCTTGTTTGGATGTCACCAACGGACGTGTCGTCAAAGGCATTAATTTTGTGGAGCTCCGCGATGCAGGCGATCCCGTGGAAATTTCCCGCCGCTATGATGAGCAAGGTGCGGACGAATTGACTTTTCTTGACATTACCGCCAGCTCCGATAATCGCGATCTGATTCTTCATATTATCGAAGAAGTAGCAGCACAAGTGTTTATCCCGCTAACGGTTGGCGGAGGCGTGCGGCAAGTGGACGATGTCCGCCGTCTGCTGAACGCCGGAGCTGATAAAGTCAGCATCAACACATCCGCGGTACTGAATCCGCAATTGGTGGCGGACGCATCCGGTCACTACGGTTCGCAATGTATCGTCGTTGCAATTGACGCCAAGCAAGTCAGTTCATCGGATGGTTCGCCGCGCTGGGAGGTTTTTACGCATGGTGGGCGTAAGGCGACGGGTATTGACGCCATCGAATGGGCTCAAAAAATGCAGTCGCTGGGCGCCGGTGAAATATTGCTCACCAGCATGGACAGAGATGGCACACGTAACGGTTTTGACATTGCCCTGACACGCGCGATCGCTGATGCCATCGATATTCCAGTCATCGCCAGCGGCGGAGTCGGTAATTTGGATCATCTCGTCAATGGCATCTTGCAAGGCCATGCCGATGCCGTGCTAGCAGCCAGCATTTTCCATTATGGCGAATATACTATCCAACAGGCCAAACAGTATATGGCGCAACACGGCATTGAAGTACGTTTATAATGCTAGAATTATTGGAATATTTTTGTTTATCAATGCTCGATACTGTCTAAACCATGCATGCTGATACCTGGCTCAACAAGATTAATTGGTCGGAAGATGGATTAGTACCCGTCATCACCCAAGAAGCCGGTAGCGGTAAAATCCTTATGTTTGCCTGGATGAATCGCGATGCGCTTAAAATGACCGTTGAGAAAGGCGAAGCGGTATATTGGTCGCGCTCTCGCAAAAAACTATGGCATAAAGGGGAAGAATCCGGGCACACCCAGAAAGTCAAAGAGATTTATCTGGATTGCGACGAAGATGTATTACTCCTGATGGTCGAGCAAATCGGTGGTATCGCTTGCCATACTGGCCGGCATAACTGTTTCTTCCAGAAACTCGAGGGTGCCGAATGGGTAATCGCAGCGCCTGTACTTAAAGATCCGGAGAAAATTTACTCGAAATGAGCGATATAACCATTCTTCACCGTCTGGCAGAAACGATCGAGTCACGTAAATCCGCTGCCGCCGATAGTTCCTACGTCGCCAAGCTTTTCCATGGCGGACAGGATAAAATCCTTAAAAAAATTGCGGAAGAATCCGCCGAGACATTGATGGCATCAAAAGATGGAGATCGGGACCAAGTCATCTATGAAACCGCCGATCTCTGGTTTCATTGCCTAATTCTGCTCGCTCACCACGGACTCAAACCGGATGATGTATTAAGAGAACTTGAAAGACGGGAAGGTATCTCCGGAATCACCGAAAAGGCATCACGCACAAAGGAGTAATACATGGATAATTGTATTTTCTGCAAAATCGCAAGAAGAGAAATTCCCTCGCACAGAATCTACGAAGATGAAGATATCCTCGCTTTCAATGACATCCATCCGGCCGCTCCCGTGCATTTCCTGCTGATTCCTAAACTGCACATCGAATCCCTTGCTGACATCCAAGAATGTCATCAAGCGTTAATAGGAAAAATGCTACTATTGGCACCAAAGCTTGCTAAAGAACAAGGTTGCGATGATGGTTTCCGCACCATTATCAATACCGGCCGGGTCGGCGGACAAGAAGTATTTCATTTGCATTTTCATGTCATCGGCGGCCGTGAACGATTACCTGGCATGATTCACTACGGCTGATCTATCAGCCCCACGGGATAAAGGAGAAAATAATGGGTACATTCAGTATCTGGCATTGGATTATTGTACTGATCATTGTTGCTCTGGTATTCGGTACCAAAAAATTGCGTAATCTTGGCAGTGATCTCGGAAGCGCCATCAAAGGATTCAAAGACGGCATGAAAGAATCGGAAGCCGATAAATCTTCGCAATCCGAACAAGCAGTGATTGAAGTCTCAACCATCAAAGACGCTACCTTCCAGACACCCAATGAAAATAAAACTGGCGCAGCAGCCGGGCGTCAGGCATCGCAACATGCCGCTAATATCAACCCGGCGGCGAGCACCGATGCCGGGGATAAAATCGATTCCAAATCCTAGCGGCCTGTATGTGTTGAGGTCATATTCCGCAACACCTGAATCCACGGCGTCACCCGCTATCATTCTGGTTAAGAAAAATCATGTTTGACATTAGTTTCATGGAGTTACTGGTTATCTCGATGGTCGCGTTGATTGTAATCGGGCCGGAGCGGTTACCAGCCGTCGCCCGCACAATCGGTCATTTATATGGACGCTGCCGCAGCTTCGTTTATAGCATCCGGACGGATATCCACAACGAAATGCGCATGGAAGAATTAAAAAAAATGCATCATTCCATGCAGGACACGGTCAATACTATTGAAGACTCCGTCCAGCAGCATGCGGATCAGCTGAAAACGACCATTGACGATGGCATAAGCGAACAACAATCGTCCGTTGATCA
This is a stretch of genomic DNA from Nitrosomonas sp. sh817. It encodes these proteins:
- the hisC gene encoding histidinol-phosphate transaminase translates to MPSTAHPEQIFRPEILQLSAYHVPPATGMIKLDAMENPYPLPLALREEIAGLMIQAPVNRYPDASATSLKSSLRQALAIPDGMDILLGNGSDEIIQIIAMAAAKPGAVLMSVEPAFVMFRMIATFTGIRYVGVPLKKDFSLDLELMLSAITKHQPAVIFLAYPNNPTGNLFDPEAIKRIISATPGIVVVDEAYQAFADTSFIDELSKYPNLLLMRTLSKSGLAGLRLGLLIGRPEWLEQLEKLRLPYNIGIMTQLIAEKVLQHTAILSEQAEAIKSERAKMNAFFATMKSIETYPSKANFILFRVNKASQIFQALKQRRILIKNLDGTHPLLENCLRVTVGTPEENAQFCTALQSILSEIA
- the hisB gene encoding imidazoleglycerol-phosphate dehydratase HisB, translating into MRRAQIIRNTLETQISIHLNLDGTGKSVLETGVPFLDHMLDQIARHGMIDLEVAAKGDLHIDAHHTVEDIGITLGQALIQAAGDKKGLRRYGHAYVPLDEALSRVVIDLSGRPGLVFNVEFTRARIGEFDVDLIHEFFQGLTNHALITLHIDNLSGKNAHHQAETIFKAFGRALRMAIEHDPAAAGIIPSTKGSL
- the hisH gene encoding imidazole glycerol phosphate synthase subunit HisH, which codes for MIDIAIVDYGMGNLRSVQKAFEHVAPTASITVTSDPHKVSKADRIVVPGQGSMRNCIYELETRGLREAVIEAATHKPYLGICLGLQMLFEESEEGNVKGLNILPGKVVHFPASKMKNADGQKLKVPHMGWNQVHQMNKHPLWQGISEDSRFYFVHSYYVETTDSASIAAQSQYPFPFTCAIAKDNIFAVQFHPEKSQIAGLTLLSNFAKWIPHS
- the hisA gene encoding 1-(5-phosphoribosyl)-5-[(5-phosphoribosylamino)methylideneamino]imidazole-4-carboxamide isomerase translates to MLIIPAIDLKDGHCVRLKQGVMEDATVFSEKPGEMAAHWLSQGARRLHLVDLNGAFAGKPRNEAAILEIVEALDGQIPIQLGGGIRDLDTIERYLDDGITYIIIGTAAIKIPGFLQDACNAFPGQIIVGLDAKEGKVAVDGWSKITGHDVVDLAKKFEGYGVEAIIYTDIGRDGMLSGVNIEATVELARELTIPVIASGGITNIQDVHKLCEVEYEGIMGAITGRAIYEGSLNFKEAQILADKLSSENNIP
- the hisF gene encoding imidazole glycerol phosphate synthase subunit HisF, which translates into the protein MSLAKRIIPCLDVTNGRVVKGINFVELRDAGDPVEISRRYDEQGADELTFLDITASSDNRDLILHIIEEVAAQVFIPLTVGGGVRQVDDVRRLLNAGADKVSINTSAVLNPQLVADASGHYGSQCIVVAIDAKQVSSSDGSPRWEVFTHGGRKATGIDAIEWAQKMQSLGAGEILLTSMDRDGTRNGFDIALTRAIADAIDIPVIASGGVGNLDHLVNGILQGHADAVLAASIFHYGEYTIQQAKQYMAQHGIEVRL
- the hisI gene encoding phosphoribosyl-AMP cyclohydrolase, which produces MHADTWLNKINWSEDGLVPVITQEAGSGKILMFAWMNRDALKMTVEKGEAVYWSRSRKKLWHKGEESGHTQKVKEIYLDCDEDVLLLMVEQIGGIACHTGRHNCFFQKLEGAEWVIAAPVLKDPEKIYSK
- a CDS encoding phosphoribosyl-ATP diphosphatase is translated as MSDITILHRLAETIESRKSAAADSSYVAKLFHGGQDKILKKIAEESAETLMASKDGDRDQVIYETADLWFHCLILLAHHGLKPDDVLRELERREGISGITEKASRTKE
- a CDS encoding histidine triad nucleotide-binding protein, with product MDNCIFCKIARREIPSHRIYEDEDILAFNDIHPAAPVHFLLIPKLHIESLADIQECHQALIGKMLLLAPKLAKEQGCDDGFRTIINTGRVGGQEVFHLHFHVIGGRERLPGMIHYG
- the tatB gene encoding Sec-independent protein translocase protein TatB, which encodes MFDISFMELLVISMVALIVIGPERLPAVARTIGHLYGRCRSFVYSIRTDIHNEMRMEELKKMHHSMQDTVNTIEDSVQQHADQLKTTIDDGISEQQSSVDQALQDTDAGSPRPRTDDTSAPPINSVENNKNH